The Panicum hallii strain FIL2 chromosome 5, PHallii_v3.1, whole genome shotgun sequence genome contains the following window.
GAAATCTGCCACTTGCAGTTCGGAAGGCACATACTGAAGAGCAATCGTGTTTTGGTGACAGTGAGACCGAGTGAAGGAAGCATCAACACCAATATGCTTTGTAAGTTCATGCTTCACAGGGTCTTTGGCAATCTGTATGGCTCCAGTATTATCGCATAGAAGAGGTGTGggagcatcacaataaacaccAAAATCAGCCAATAGCCATCGAAGCCATATAATCTCAGAAGTGGTGGTAGCAAGGGCCCGAAGTTCTGCCTCGGTACTAGACCGAGAGACAGCTGACTGCTTCTTGGACTTCCATGCTAGAGGAGATGATCCAAGAAAAATACAATAACCAGTGACAGAAAGGCGATCAGTTGGATCACTCGCCCAAGTGGCATCGGAATAGGCATGAAGACAAAGCGGGCTATTATGAGCATAGAATAAACACTGAGATGATGTCCCCCTCAAGTATCTTAGCACACGAAGCAAGTGTCCAAAGTGAACTGAAGTTGGAGCACTCACAAACTGGCTTAAGATATGTACGGCATGAGCAATGTCAGGTCTGGTGACAGTGAGATAAACAAGACTGCCCACAATGTGCCTATATCGAGAGGGATCCTCAAGAGGTGCACCCTCTGTAGGACGAAGCTGCAAGTGCAGGTCCATGGGTGTGGCAACTGTTCGACTGTCAGTAATGCCAGAGCGTGCAATAAGGTCTCGGATATACTTGGATTGAGAGAGATAATAGCCCTTGGAAGAATGCAAGACCTCAATTCCTAGAAAATAACTGAAGGGGCCCAAGTCAGACATCTGAAATTGCTCGGCAAGTTGTTGCTTCACATGAATAACATGATCAACATCATCTCCAGTAATtagcatatcatcaacataTAGAAGCAGCAAAGTGCGATCACGTGGAGAGAGATGAACAAATAAGGCAGGATCATGTGCACTTTGGGAAAAACCAGCAGCTCTTATCACCGATACAGAACGTTCAAACCAAGCACGGGGAGCCTGTTTAAGACCATATAAGGCACGACGAAGACGGCAAACATATCCTGGAGGTGCATTAACACCTGGCGGTGGCTGCATATAAACTGCCTCATGTAAATCACCATGAAGAAAGGCattcttaacatccatctgagAGATATCCTAGGACTTAGAGGCAGCCACGGCAATCAGAGTACGAACCGTGGTCATGTGAGCAACAGGAGCAAAAGTCTCATCATAATCACAGCCTTGAGTCTTTTGAAAACCGCGGGCAACCAGACGAGCTTTATATCGCTCAATAGAACCATCAGATTTGGTTTTAACTTTGAAGACCCATTTACATGTGATAGGGACTGTATGAGGTGGTAATGGAACAATATCCCAAGTACCTGTGCGCTCAAGTGCAGCGAGCTCCTCAGACATAGCAGCCTGCCATTCCGGAATGATAGAAGCCTCATGATAAGTGGATGGCTCATCAAGAATAGCACTGGCACGTGGAAATCCCAATTTATCAGGTGGCTGAAGATTGGCGCGATAACGCAGATTGTAGCTAGGCCCAACCTGTGACTCATCAGGAGCATTAGAATCAACCAAAACAGGAGCATCAGGACTGGCCGAGGAAGATGGACTAGATGGAGGCTGTAGATGAGTGGTAGAGCGACGCGTGTAAACACGTGTTATGGGTGGTTTACATGGTGGAGATGGGATTGGTGGAGGGTCATTAGAAGGTGGTGGAGTGTCATCAAGAGGAGCTGGTGTAGACAAAGGTGGATCATCACTAGATAAAATAGGAGGAAGGTAAAGAAAAGATGTAGATTCTGtagaagaagatgatgaatgGGTAGAAGGGTTGTAAAAGAAAGGACGATCCTCAACAAATGTCACATCACGAGAGATACGCATGCGACGAGTGGAAGGATCATAACAACGATAACCCTTATGCTCAGGACTATATCCTAGAAAAACACATTCAGCCGACTGAGCTGTCAACTTAGTTCGCTCACGAGATGGAAGCAAAACATAGCAGGTACATCCAAACACCCGAAGATGATCATAGCAAGGAGGATTGCCAAAAAGAACTTCACCAGGACACTTACCAGATAGTTTGGATGACGGTTGTCTATTAATAAGATAAACAGATGTTGAGACCGCTTCCCCCCAAAAGTGAGAGGGAACAAAGGAGGCAATTAGAAGAGTCCGAGCAGTTTCAATGATATGGCGATGTTTGCGTTCAGCTACACCATTTTGAGGATGAGCTCCAGGGCAGGAGAGCTGAGGAAGAGTGCCTTCAGAAACCAGAAACTGGCGAAAAAGATCAGACATA
Protein-coding sequences here:
- the LOC112891757 gene encoding uncharacterized protein LOC112891757 produces the protein MDVKNAFLHGDLHEAVYMQPPPGVNAPPGYVCRLRRALYGLKQAPRAWFERSVSVIRAAGFSQSAHDPALFVHLSPRDRTLLLLYVDDMLITGDDVDHVIHVKQQLAEQFQMSDLGPFSYFLGIEVLHSSKGYYLSQSKYIRDLIARSGITDSRTVATPMDLHLQLRPTEGAPLEDPSRYRHIVGSLVYLTVTRPDIAHAVHILSQFVSAPTSVHFGHLLRVLRYLRGTSSQCLFYAHNSPLCLHAYSDATWASDPTDRLSVTGYCIFLGSSPLAWKSKKQSAVSRSSTEAELRALATTTSEIIWLRWLLADFGVYCDAPTPLLCDNTGAIQIAKDPVKHELTKHIGVDASFTRSHCHQNTIALQYVPSELQVADFFTKAQTREQHRLHMLKLNVRILHLRLDFEGGC